In Streptomyces sp. SLBN-118, the following are encoded in one genomic region:
- a CDS encoding IS110 family transposase translates to MTSMTHDAPQITGGVDTHGLTHHAAVIDSIGRHLADREFQATIPGYRDLLHWMRSHGTLTAVGVEGTGAYGAELARVLTAASVTVVDVDRPDRKTRRLKGKSDPIDAYAAATAVLSGRATGTPKSRDGVVEAVRVLRIARRSAVKARTQAMNQIRGLLVSAPAMLREQVAGLDRAALIRTLARLRPGDDLSRPLAATRAALRRLARRHQALDEEITELDAEIGPLVKQAAPALLELFGVGPETAGQLLATAGDNPERMRSEGAFAHLAGVAPIPASSGRTHRHRLNRGGDRAANNALHTIVLTRMRFDERTRAYVARRTKEGLNKKDIMRCLKRFVAREVYRALTSTPTERIAQTDLAPAA, encoded by the coding sequence ATGACCAGCATGACGCATGACGCGCCGCAGATCACCGGCGGAGTCGACACCCACGGCCTGACCCACCACGCCGCCGTGATCGATTCCATCGGCCGGCACCTGGCCGACCGGGAGTTCCAGGCGACCATTCCCGGCTACAGGGACCTGTTGCACTGGATGCGCTCGCACGGCACGCTGACCGCAGTGGGGGTGGAGGGGACCGGTGCCTACGGCGCCGAGCTCGCCCGGGTACTCACCGCGGCGAGTGTCACCGTCGTCGACGTGGACCGACCGGACCGCAAGACGCGTCGGTTGAAAGGCAAGTCCGATCCGATCGACGCCTATGCCGCCGCGACGGCGGTGCTCTCCGGCAGGGCCACCGGCACCCCCAAGAGCCGGGACGGGGTGGTCGAGGCGGTGCGGGTGCTGCGGATCGCCCGCCGCAGCGCTGTCAAGGCCCGCACGCAGGCGATGAACCAGATCCGCGGCCTGCTGGTCTCGGCACCCGCGATGCTGCGCGAGCAGGTCGCGGGCTTGGACCGGGCCGCGCTGATACGGACTTTGGCCCGGCTGCGGCCCGGCGATGACCTGTCCCGCCCGCTGGCGGCGACCCGAGCCGCGCTGCGGCGGCTCGCCCGCCGTCACCAGGCCCTGGACGAGGAGATCACTGAGCTGGACGCGGAGATTGGTCCACTGGTCAAGCAGGCCGCCCCCGCGCTGCTGGAGCTGTTCGGCGTCGGTCCCGAGACCGCCGGCCAACTGCTGGCCACGGCCGGGGACAACCCAGAACGGATGCGGTCCGAGGGCGCGTTCGCGCACCTGGCCGGCGTCGCGCCGATCCCGGCCTCCTCCGGCCGCACCCACCGCCACCGCCTCAACCGCGGCGGCGACCGGGCCGCGAACAACGCCCTGCACACCATCGTGCTCACCCGCATGCGGTTCGACGAACGCACCCGCGCCTACGTCGCACGCCGCACCAAGGAAGGGCTGAACAAGAAGGACATCATGCGCTGCCTCAAGCGATTCGTTGCCCGAGAGGTCTACCGCGCACTGACCAGCACACCAACGGAACGAATCGCTCAAACCGACCTCGCTCCTGCGGCTTGA
- a CDS encoding L,D-transpeptidase family protein → MYLRKGPFPAVALAVAGLLLTGCAGAGGEAAPVAAQRSAGAAGGPSAVGRFGPGGQTVRAQEIPFLGPQTRAKISRATQQAVVVVGEGPDSNRSTATLYERIPGLGWKAVSEPWPAHNGLRGWTYDHETADHRTPIGVFGLTDAGGKLPDPGTRLPYDQEAAFDAPGTGFEGEPLKGSFDHVVAINYNREPGTTPLDWTRPLGDEKGGGIWIHVDHGGPTQGCVALKLERMKELLVWLDPAKQPVVVMGDAAALRR, encoded by the coding sequence ATGTACCTCCGCAAAGGACCGTTCCCGGCGGTCGCGCTGGCTGTCGCAGGTCTGCTGCTCACAGGCTGCGCGGGGGCCGGCGGGGAGGCGGCGCCCGTGGCCGCGCAGAGATCCGCGGGTGCCGCCGGCGGGCCGAGTGCCGTCGGCCGCTTCGGTCCCGGGGGGCAGACCGTCCGGGCGCAGGAGATCCCCTTCCTGGGGCCGCAGACCCGCGCCAAGATCAGCAGGGCGACCCAGCAGGCGGTCGTGGTGGTCGGCGAAGGGCCCGACTCCAACCGGTCCACCGCCACGCTCTACGAGCGAATCCCCGGCCTGGGCTGGAAGGCCGTGTCCGAACCCTGGCCCGCCCACAACGGCCTGCGCGGCTGGACCTACGACCACGAGACCGCCGACCACCGCACGCCGATCGGGGTCTTCGGCCTCACCGACGCGGGCGGCAAGCTGCCCGACCCGGGTACGAGGCTCCCGTACGACCAGGAAGCGGCATTCGACGCGCCCGGCACCGGCTTCGAGGGCGAGCCGCTCAAAGGCTCCTTCGACCATGTGGTGGCCATCAACTACAACCGTGAGCCCGGCACCACCCCGCTGGACTGGACGCGGCCGCTCGGTGACGAGAAGGGCGGCGGGATCTGGATCCACGTCGACCACGGCGGGCCGACACAGGGCTGCGTGGCGCTGAAGCTGGAGCGGATGAAGGAGCTGCTGGTGTGGCTGGACCCGGCGAAGCAGCCGGTGGTCGTGATGGGGGACGCGGCGGCGCTGAGGCGCTGA
- a CDS encoding DUF2637 domain-containing protein yields the protein MSGYWPRPDDGLGSAPYHYQFPPDALGADVLDPTIPEGLGAHPDTHWDFESDLTQLLKAAAPDPVAPTVPSVTPLPRRRGARRRPSWVVRCVRRIRAPRVKVLSLIIAALTAAIVGMLSVLSGLIAYDPLRRMASPEAHGLAGWWPLLVYGPWLVASLSILRAALHDRRAAHSWAVVVLFSAVAMCLCVAHAPRSPLPMAVAALPPVTALLSFQQLVHQILLTSPCRRASRQRHGGHAAACCAD from the coding sequence ATGAGCGGATATTGGCCCCGTCCCGACGACGGGTTGGGCTCGGCTCCGTATCACTATCAGTTCCCGCCGGACGCCCTCGGCGCGGATGTGCTCGACCCCACCATCCCCGAAGGCCTGGGCGCACATCCGGACACCCACTGGGACTTCGAGAGCGATCTCACCCAGCTCCTCAAGGCCGCGGCTCCCGACCCCGTCGCACCCACCGTCCCGTCCGTCACACCCCTTCCGCGCAGGCGCGGCGCCCGTCGGCGTCCGAGCTGGGTGGTGCGGTGCGTACGCCGGATCCGGGCGCCCCGGGTAAAGGTGCTGAGCTTGATCATCGCGGCGCTGACCGCAGCCATCGTCGGCATGCTGAGCGTGCTCAGCGGGCTGATCGCCTACGATCCGCTGCGCCGCATGGCATCTCCCGAAGCCCACGGGCTGGCGGGGTGGTGGCCGCTGCTGGTCTACGGGCCGTGGCTGGTGGCGTCGTTGTCGATCCTGCGGGCCGCGCTGCACGACCGCCGCGCCGCACACTCCTGGGCCGTGGTCGTGCTCTTCTCGGCCGTTGCGATGTGTCTGTGCGTCGCCCACGCACCCCGGTCGCCGCTCCCTATGGCGGTGGCCGCGCTGCCGCCGGTGACCGCGCTGCTCTCCTTCCAGCAGCTGGTCCACCAGATCCTGCTCACCAGCCCGTGCCGACGTGCCTCGCGCCAGCGGCACGGGGGCCACGCCGCCGCCTGCTGCGCGGACTGA
- the metG gene encoding methionine--tRNA ligase — MAATGSEKQGAKAYYVSTPIYYVNDAPHLGHAYTTVAGDVLTRWHRQRGEKVWYLTGTDEHGQKIMRTAEANNVTPQEWCDKLVEEAWKPLWEHLNIANDDFIRTTEKRHTDRVQEFVQDLYDKGEIYKGGYEGPYCVGCEEYKLPGDLLDGEGEFAGQKLCPIHKKPVEILKEENYFFKLSEYGPKLLEFYEANPGFIQPESARNEVVNFVKQGLQDLSISRSTFDWGVPVPWDEKHVIYVWIDALLNYATAVGYNENPAKFAETFPADVHLVGKDILRFHAIIWPAMLMANGLPVPGKVAANGWLMVGGEKMSKSNLTGIKPQDLTSHFGVDAYRWYFLRAIAFGQDGSFSWEDFSARYTSELANDYGNLASRVAAMVGKYFGGALPESTAPGEAEKTVQEGLARTVAEADRKIGEELDFQGGILAVFDFVKQVNGYITEQEPWKVAKDESPEGRARLATILYTAAESLRAVAVLLNPVMPETSQALWDSLGAEHSLGALAQQRVQHAGEWGRLPAGATVTKGAVLFPRLEDPKKD, encoded by the coding sequence ATGGCGGCCACTGGATCCGAGAAGCAGGGGGCGAAGGCGTATTACGTCTCGACCCCCATCTACTACGTCAACGACGCTCCTCACCTGGGCCACGCCTACACGACCGTCGCAGGCGACGTGCTCACACGCTGGCACCGTCAGCGTGGCGAGAAGGTGTGGTACCTCACCGGCACGGACGAGCACGGTCAGAAGATCATGCGCACTGCCGAAGCGAACAACGTCACGCCCCAGGAGTGGTGCGACAAGCTCGTCGAGGAGGCGTGGAAGCCCCTCTGGGAGCATCTGAACATCGCGAACGACGACTTCATCCGTACGACGGAGAAGCGGCACACGGACCGTGTGCAGGAGTTCGTGCAGGACCTGTACGACAAGGGCGAAATCTACAAGGGCGGGTACGAAGGCCCGTACTGCGTGGGCTGCGAGGAGTACAAACTCCCCGGTGACCTGCTGGACGGCGAGGGTGAGTTCGCCGGGCAGAAGCTCTGCCCGATCCACAAGAAGCCGGTGGAGATCCTCAAGGAGGAGAACTACTTCTTCAAGCTCAGCGAGTACGGGCCGAAGCTGCTGGAGTTCTACGAGGCCAACCCCGGCTTCATCCAGCCCGAGTCCGCCCGCAACGAGGTCGTGAACTTCGTCAAGCAGGGCCTGCAGGACCTGTCGATCTCGCGCTCGACCTTCGACTGGGGCGTCCCGGTGCCGTGGGACGAGAAGCATGTGATCTACGTGTGGATCGACGCGCTGCTGAACTACGCGACGGCCGTCGGCTACAACGAGAACCCGGCGAAGTTCGCGGAGACCTTCCCGGCCGACGTCCACCTGGTCGGCAAGGACATCCTGCGCTTCCACGCCATCATCTGGCCCGCGATGCTGATGGCGAACGGCCTGCCGGTGCCCGGCAAGGTGGCGGCCAACGGCTGGCTGATGGTCGGCGGCGAGAAGATGTCGAAGTCCAACCTCACGGGCATCAAGCCGCAGGACCTGACCTCGCACTTCGGCGTCGACGCGTACCGCTGGTACTTCCTGCGCGCGATCGCGTTCGGCCAGGACGGCTCGTTCTCCTGGGAGGACTTCTCCGCCCGGTACACCAGCGAGCTCGCCAACGACTACGGCAACCTCGCCTCCCGTGTCGCGGCGATGGTCGGCAAGTACTTCGGCGGCGCGCTGCCGGAGTCGACAGCGCCCGGCGAGGCGGAGAAGACGGTCCAGGAGGGCCTGGCCAGGACGGTCGCCGAGGCCGACCGGAAGATCGGCGAGGAGCTGGACTTCCAGGGCGGCATCCTCGCGGTCTTCGACTTCGTGAAGCAGGTCAACGGCTACATCACGGAGCAGGAGCCGTGGAAGGTCGCCAAGGACGAGTCGCCGGAGGGCCGGGCCCGTCTCGCGACGATCCTGTACACGGCGGCGGAGTCCCTGCGGGCCGTCGCGGTGCTGCTCAACCCGGTCATGCCCGAGACCTCGCAGGCCCTGTGGGACTCGCTGGGCGCCGAGCACTCGCTGGGTGCCCTCGCGCAGCAGCGGGTCCAGCACGCGGGCGAGTGGGGCAGGCTCCCGGCCGGCGCCACGGTGACCAAGGGCGCGGTTCTGTTCCCGCGCCTGGAGGACCCGAAGAAGGACTAG
- the aspS gene encoding aspartate--tRNA ligase translates to MHRYRSHTCGELRASDVSADVRLSGWLHNRRDLGGILFIDLRDHHGITQLVARPGTAAYEALDKVNKESVVRVDGQVVSRGAENINPELPTGEIEVEVCEVELLGASQQLPFQINTDDGVGEERRLEYRFLDLRRERMHRNIMLRTAVISAIRHKMTALGFNEMATPILTATSPEGARDFVVPSRLNPGKFYALPQAPQQFKQLLMISGFDRYFQIAPCFRDEDARADRSPGEFYQLDVEMSFVEQEDVFQPIETLMTELFEEFGNGRHVTSPFPRIPFRESMLKYGNDKPDLRAQLELVDITDVFEGSEFKAFAGKHVRALPVPDTASQPRKFFDGLGDFAVEHGAKGLAWVRVGEDGSLSGPIAKFLTEENVKVLTERLSLAPGHAIFFGAGDFDEVSKIMGAVRVEAAKRAGHFEEGVFRFCWIVDFPMYEKDEETGRIDFSHNPFSMPQGGLEALQTQDPLDILGWQYDIVCNGVELSSGAIRNHEPEIMFKAFEIAGYSKETVEHEFSGMLRAFQFGAPPHGGIAPGVDRIVMLLADEPNIRETIAFPLNGNAQDLMMGAPTELDEARLRELNIALRKPVADKDK, encoded by the coding sequence CTGAGCGGCTGGCTGCACAATCGCCGAGACCTGGGCGGCATCCTCTTCATCGATCTGCGCGATCACCACGGCATCACGCAGCTCGTCGCCCGCCCCGGCACCGCCGCCTACGAGGCCCTCGACAAGGTCAACAAGGAGTCGGTCGTCCGCGTCGACGGACAGGTCGTCTCGCGCGGCGCCGAGAACATCAACCCCGAGCTGCCCACCGGCGAGATCGAGGTCGAGGTCTGTGAGGTCGAGCTGCTGGGCGCCTCGCAGCAGCTGCCGTTCCAGATCAACACCGACGACGGAGTGGGTGAGGAGCGCCGCCTGGAGTACCGCTTCCTCGACCTGCGCCGCGAGCGCATGCACCGCAACATCATGCTGCGCACGGCCGTCATCTCCGCGATCCGGCACAAGATGACGGCGCTCGGGTTCAACGAGATGGCCACCCCGATCCTGACCGCGACGTCCCCCGAGGGCGCGCGCGACTTCGTGGTGCCCTCCCGGTTGAACCCCGGCAAGTTCTACGCGCTGCCGCAGGCCCCGCAGCAGTTCAAGCAGCTGCTGATGATCTCGGGCTTCGACCGCTACTTCCAGATCGCGCCCTGCTTCCGCGACGAGGACGCACGCGCCGACCGCTCGCCCGGCGAGTTCTACCAGCTCGACGTCGAGATGAGCTTCGTCGAGCAGGAGGACGTCTTCCAGCCGATCGAGACGCTGATGACCGAGCTCTTCGAGGAGTTCGGCAACGGCCGCCACGTCACCTCTCCGTTCCCGCGGATCCCCTTCCGCGAGTCCATGCTCAAGTACGGCAACGACAAGCCGGACCTGCGCGCCCAGCTGGAACTCGTGGACATCACCGACGTCTTCGAGGGCTCGGAGTTCAAGGCCTTCGCGGGCAAGCACGTGCGCGCGCTGCCGGTGCCGGACACCGCCTCGCAGCCGCGGAAGTTCTTCGACGGCCTCGGCGACTTCGCCGTCGAGCACGGGGCGAAGGGCCTGGCCTGGGTGCGCGTCGGCGAGGACGGTTCGCTGAGCGGACCCATCGCCAAGTTCCTCACCGAGGAGAACGTCAAGGTCCTCACCGAGCGCCTCTCGCTCGCGCCGGGCCACGCGATCTTCTTCGGCGCCGGCGACTTCGACGAGGTCTCCAAGATCATGGGCGCGGTCCGGGTCGAGGCGGCCAAGCGCGCGGGTCACTTCGAGGAGGGCGTCTTCCGGTTCTGCTGGATCGTCGACTTCCCGATGTACGAGAAGGACGAGGAGACCGGCAGGATCGACTTCTCGCACAACCCCTTCTCGATGCCGCAGGGCGGCCTCGAGGCCCTGCAGACCCAGGACCCGCTGGACATCCTCGGCTGGCAGTACGACATCGTCTGCAACGGCGTCGAGCTGTCCTCCGGTGCGATCCGGAACCACGAGCCCGAGATCATGTTCAAGGCCTTCGAGATCGCGGGCTACTCCAAGGAGACCGTCGAGCACGAGTTCTCCGGCATGCTCCGCGCCTTCCAGTTCGGCGCCCCGCCGCACGGCGGCATCGCCCCGGGCGTCGACCGGATCGTGATGCTGCTGGCCGACGAGCCGAACATCCGCGAGACGATCGCCTTCCCGCTCAACGGCAACGCGCAGGACCTGATGATGGGCGCGCCCACCGAGCTGGACGAGGCGCGGCTGCGCGAGCTGAACATCGCGCTGCGCAAGCCCGTCGCCGACAAGGACAAGTAA